From Streptomyces sp. NBC_00370, a single genomic window includes:
- a CDS encoding helix-turn-helix domain-containing protein, which translates to MATDSPRPDAAEASDPLDFAARFRRVISVIYPKDLGRPWRDTEIADGTGLSGTYIGNLRKGTQKPSLENAVKIAKFFGIPLDYFSDSATAQAVERDLRKIETLRDAKVERIAMRAAGLPPEMQDAALTVVEQLRKAVGLPDAPET; encoded by the coding sequence ATGGCCACCGATTCTCCACGCCCGGACGCGGCAGAAGCGTCGGATCCGCTGGACTTCGCCGCCCGCTTCCGGCGAGTGATCTCGGTGATCTACCCGAAGGATCTTGGCCGGCCGTGGCGCGATACGGAAATCGCGGACGGAACGGGGCTGAGCGGTACATACATCGGCAACCTCCGTAAAGGCACCCAGAAGCCCAGCCTGGAGAATGCGGTGAAGATCGCCAAATTCTTCGGAATTCCGCTGGATTACTTCAGTGACTCCGCCACGGCTCAGGCCGTCGAGCGGGACCTGCGGAAAATTGAGACACTGCGGGATGCCAAAGTGGAGCGCATCGCGATGCGGGCCGCCGGGCTGCCGCCCGAGATGCAGGACGCTGCCCTCACCGTGGTGGAACAACTGCGAAAGGCAGTCGGGCTGCCCGACGCGCCCGAGACGTGA
- a CDS encoding choice-of-anchor D domain-containing protein, translating into MFRSIPEPLRELRRVLVLVVTSAMVAAVGLIALAVQPAFAAAAAAATGGGGASLPYAEVQAENSATNGTAIGPSYAAGQLADEASYRKAVTLQGTGKYVTFTTPVATNSIDFRYSIPDTSGGSVYSAPLSLYINGTKQPDFSLTNAYSWYYGSYPFTNSPGSNPHHFYDEAHRLLPTSYPAGTTFKLQVDAGDTASSYTIDFADFEQVGAALPQPSGSVSVTSKGADASGVSDSTSAFNAAVSAAGSGGTVWIPPGTYKIPGHISVNNVTVAGAGMWYSTVTGAAPGFYGNSAPSPSTNVHLKDFAIFGDVQERDDSAQVNGIGGAMSSSTVSSLWIDHMKVGAWMDGPMTGLTFSGMRIRDTTADGINFHGGVTNSAVTNSELRNTGDDGIATWADSALGADANITISDNTVETQILANGIAIYGGHDNTVSGNLVQDTGLAQGGGIHVGQRFTSTPVGTTTIANNTMIRDGGLDPNWQFGVGALWFDGSQGAITGPINVTNALIEQSPYEAVQWVEGTISGVNLNNVTIAGTGTFALQEQTGGAAKFTNVTATGVGASSPVYSCEGGNFVVTDGGGNSGISGTPICGPWPAPVFPPYPAEGVTATPSALNFGSVATGSTSTAQTVTVSNPTSSAASVSSVAASGDFTQTNTCGSSIAAHGSCAVSVKFAPTATGTRSGTLTVNAGGNNNTVTLSGTGTAPGPVLGATPGGLSFAATVVGSSATAQTVTVTNSGTTSATVSNVAVTGDFSQTNNCSTVAVGASCAVTVGFKPTAGGSRAGTLTVTSNANNSPTTVGLSGSGIDSSTNIAAGQPASASSSSSPYVPGNLTDPDASTYWESSGSLPQWAQVDLGKNYSVGKVVLKLPPAAAWSARTETLTVQGSTDGSSFSTIVGSAGHLFDPSANNNTVTIPFSATTARYLRVNISANSGWAAAQLSDFEVFPSGSGGTSTPATLTTGPSSLTFASQAPGTTSAAQTVTVSNTGTAAAAVSSVVASGDFTQTNTCGSSIAAGGTCSVAVKFTPTAAGTRTGTLTLTSNASNSPTTVALTGTGTGTVSTNLAAGKATTESSHSDVYPSSNVTDNNQSTYWESANNAFPQWAQVNLGSAQSASRVVLELPAGWGARNQTLTLSGSTDGTTFTTVKASATYSFNPTADNKVTITFPATTQRYFRVTVTANTEWPAGQLSEFQVWNN; encoded by the coding sequence GTGTTCCGTTCCATCCCAGAACCACTCCGAGAGCTACGACGTGTCCTCGTCCTGGTCGTCACGTCGGCGATGGTGGCCGCGGTCGGCCTCATCGCACTGGCGGTCCAGCCGGCGTTCGCCGCGGCGGCGGCCGCCGCGACCGGCGGTGGCGGGGCGAGCCTGCCGTACGCCGAGGTGCAGGCGGAGAACTCCGCCACCAACGGCACCGCGATAGGCCCGAGTTACGCGGCCGGACAACTGGCCGACGAAGCGTCGTACCGCAAGGCGGTGACCCTCCAGGGCACCGGGAAGTACGTCACGTTCACCACCCCCGTGGCGACCAACTCCATCGACTTCCGCTACAGCATCCCGGACACCTCGGGCGGTTCGGTGTACAGCGCACCCCTGTCGCTTTACATCAACGGCACCAAGCAGCCGGACTTCAGCCTGACGAACGCATACAGCTGGTACTACGGCAGTTACCCGTTCACCAACTCCCCCGGCAGCAACCCGCACCACTTCTACGACGAGGCGCACCGGCTGCTCCCGACGTCGTACCCGGCGGGCACCACCTTCAAGTTGCAGGTCGACGCGGGCGACACCGCGTCCTCGTACACGATCGACTTCGCCGACTTCGAGCAGGTCGGCGCGGCCCTCCCGCAGCCGTCGGGCTCGGTCTCGGTGACCAGCAAGGGCGCGGACGCGAGCGGCGTCAGCGACTCGACCAGCGCCTTCAACGCCGCCGTCAGCGCGGCGGGTTCGGGCGGCACCGTATGGATCCCGCCGGGCACGTACAAGATCCCCGGCCACATCAGCGTCAACAACGTGACGGTCGCGGGCGCCGGTATGTGGTACTCGACCGTGACCGGCGCGGCGCCCGGCTTCTACGGCAACTCGGCGCCCAGCCCGAGCACCAACGTCCATCTCAAGGACTTCGCGATCTTCGGCGATGTCCAGGAGCGGGACGACAGTGCCCAGGTCAACGGGATCGGCGGGGCGATGAGCAGCTCCACCGTGTCGAGCCTGTGGATCGACCACATGAAGGTCGGCGCCTGGATGGACGGCCCGATGACGGGGCTGACCTTCAGCGGCATGCGGATCCGCGACACCACGGCCGACGGCATCAACTTCCACGGCGGCGTCACCAACTCGGCCGTCACCAACAGCGAGTTGCGCAACACCGGTGACGACGGCATCGCGACCTGGGCGGATTCCGCCCTCGGCGCCGACGCCAACATCACGATCTCCGACAACACGGTCGAGACACAGATCCTCGCCAACGGCATCGCGATCTACGGCGGTCACGACAACACCGTCAGCGGCAACCTCGTCCAGGACACCGGGCTCGCCCAGGGCGGCGGCATCCATGTCGGGCAGCGGTTCACCTCGACGCCCGTCGGTACGACCACCATCGCCAACAACACCATGATCCGTGACGGCGGGCTCGACCCGAACTGGCAGTTCGGCGTCGGCGCCCTGTGGTTCGACGGCAGCCAGGGCGCCATCACCGGGCCGATCAACGTGACCAACGCGCTGATCGAGCAGAGCCCGTACGAGGCGGTCCAGTGGGTCGAGGGCACGATCAGCGGGGTCAACCTCAACAACGTGACCATCGCGGGCACCGGCACCTTCGCCCTGCAGGAACAGACCGGCGGAGCGGCCAAGTTCACCAACGTCACGGCGACCGGGGTCGGTGCCTCCTCCCCGGTGTACAGCTGTGAGGGCGGCAACTTCGTGGTGACCGACGGCGGCGGCAACTCCGGCATCAGCGGGACGCCGATCTGCGGCCCGTGGCCCGCGCCGGTCTTCCCGCCGTACCCGGCCGAAGGCGTGACGGCCACCCCGAGCGCGCTGAACTTCGGTTCGGTCGCGACCGGTTCGACCAGCACGGCGCAGACGGTGACGGTCTCCAACCCGACCAGCTCGGCCGCCAGTGTCTCCTCGGTCGCCGCTTCGGGCGACTTCACCCAGACCAACACGTGCGGCTCGTCCATCGCGGCGCACGGCTCGTGCGCCGTCAGCGTGAAGTTCGCCCCGACGGCGACCGGCACCCGCAGTGGCACCCTGACGGTCAACGCCGGCGGGAACAACAACACGGTCACCCTGTCCGGCACCGGCACAGCGCCGGGCCCGGTGCTCGGCGCCACCCCGGGCGGACTCTCGTTCGCCGCGACGGTGGTCGGCTCGTCGGCCACGGCGCAGACCGTGACGGTCACCAACTCCGGCACCACATCGGCGACCGTCTCGAACGTCGCCGTCACCGGTGACTTCAGCCAGACCAACAACTGCTCCACCGTGGCGGTCGGCGCTTCCTGCGCCGTGACCGTCGGGTTCAAACCGACGGCGGGCGGCTCGCGTGCGGGCACCCTGACCGTCACCAGCAACGCCAACAACAGCCCGACCACCGTCGGACTGAGCGGCAGCGGCATCGACAGCTCCACCAACATCGCGGCGGGGCAGCCCGCTTCGGCGAGCTCCAGCAGCAGCCCGTACGTGCCGGGGAACCTCACCGACCCGGACGCCTCGACGTACTGGGAGAGCAGCGGTTCGCTCCCGCAGTGGGCCCAGGTCGACCTCGGCAAGAACTACAGCGTCGGCAAGGTCGTCCTCAAGCTGCCGCCGGCCGCCGCCTGGTCCGCCCGTACCGAGACCCTGACGGTGCAGGGCTCGACGGACGGCTCGTCCTTCTCCACGATCGTGGGATCCGCCGGGCACCTCTTCGACCCGAGCGCCAACAACAACACGGTCACCATCCCGTTCAGCGCCACCACCGCCCGCTATCTGCGGGTCAACATCAGCGCCAACAGCGGCTGGGCAGCGGCCCAGTTGTCCGACTTCGAGGTGTTCCCCAGCGGCAGCGGCGGTACGTCCACACCGGCGACGCTGACGACGGGGCCCTCCTCGCTCACCTTCGCGAGCCAGGCACCCGGCACCACCAGCGCGGCGCAGACGGTCACCGTCAGCAACACCGGAACGGCGGCAGCTGCCGTCTCCTCCGTCGTCGCTTCGGGTGACTTCACGCAGACCAACACCTGCGGCTCGTCCATCGCCGCCGGCGGCACCTGCTCGGTCGCCGTCAAGTTCACCCCGACAGCGGCGGGCACCCGCACCGGCACTCTCACCCTCACCAGCAACGCGTCGAACAGCCCCACCACCGTGGCGCTGACCGGCACCGGCACCGGCACGGTCAGCACCAACCTGGCCGCCGGCAAGGCCACCACCGAGTCCAGCCACAGCGACGTCTACCCGTCGTCGAACGTGACGGACAACAACCAGAGCACCTACTGGGAGAGCGCCAACAACGCGTTCCCGCAGTGGGCGCAGGTGAATCTCGGCTCGGCACAGAGCGCGAGCCGCGTCGTACTCGAACTCCCCGCCGGCTGGGGAGCCCGTAACCAGACGCTGACCCTGTCGGGCAGCACCGACGGCACCACCTTCACCACCGTCAAGGCCTCGGCCACCTACTCCTTCAACCCGACCGCCGACAACAAGGTGACCATCACCTTCCCTGCCACCACCCAGCGCTACTTCCGGGTGACGGTCACGGCCAACACCGAATGGCCGGCGGGACAGCTGTCGGAGTTCCAGGTCTGGAACAACTGA
- a CDS encoding FAD-dependent monooxygenase yields the protein MKVVCVGGGPAGLYFSILMKRQDPSHDITVHERNPAGSTYGWGVTYWAGLIEKLHVHDTESARTIGEHSVRWSDGVAHVGGVRTVHHGDEGFGISRRTLLDILAERARALGVRVEFESEITDLAQLPDADLVVAGDGVNSALREQHAAHFGPAAAPGRNVYSWLGTTKVFDSFTFAFVDTPHGWIWCYGYGFDADRSTFIVECSPATWAGLGLDRATEAEGLAVLEALFAEPLEGHRLIGREHADGTAQWLTFRTLTNRAWSHGRLVLLGDAAHTTHYSIGAGTTLALEDAIALADALRGSGPGSGGPGSSGPGGAAELPSALARYERERRAALLSVQSAARYSAQWYENLPRYLGLPPRQMFALLGQRHSPLLPHLPPRLYYRLDQLAGRLGPLRTLKRWLGPRLARTVHARRAIPASRQPMAEQPAEVSRAD from the coding sequence ATGAAGGTCGTCTGTGTCGGCGGCGGGCCCGCCGGTCTGTACTTCTCGATCCTGATGAAGCGACAGGACCCGTCCCACGACATCACCGTCCACGAACGGAACCCGGCCGGCTCCACCTACGGCTGGGGCGTCACCTACTGGGCGGGGCTCATCGAGAAACTCCACGTCCACGACACCGAGTCGGCGCGCACCATCGGCGAGCACTCGGTCCGCTGGAGCGACGGCGTCGCCCATGTCGGCGGCGTCAGGACCGTCCACCACGGCGACGAGGGCTTCGGCATCAGCCGCCGCACGCTGCTCGACATCCTCGCCGAACGGGCCAGGGCCCTCGGCGTGCGGGTCGAGTTCGAGAGCGAGATCACCGACCTCGCGCAACTGCCCGACGCCGATCTGGTGGTGGCGGGCGACGGCGTCAACAGCGCACTGCGCGAGCAGCACGCCGCGCACTTCGGCCCCGCCGCCGCACCCGGCCGCAACGTCTACAGCTGGCTCGGCACCACCAAGGTCTTCGACTCCTTCACCTTCGCCTTCGTCGATACCCCGCACGGCTGGATCTGGTGCTACGGCTACGGGTTCGACGCCGACCGGAGCACCTTCATCGTCGAGTGCTCCCCTGCCACCTGGGCCGGCCTCGGGCTGGACCGGGCGACCGAGGCCGAAGGCCTCGCCGTACTGGAGGCGCTGTTCGCCGAACCCCTCGAAGGGCACCGGCTGATCGGGCGGGAGCACGCCGACGGTACGGCGCAGTGGCTCACGTTCCGCACGCTCACCAACCGGGCGTGGTCGCACGGCCGTCTCGTCCTGCTCGGCGACGCCGCCCACACCACCCACTACTCGATCGGCGCCGGCACGACCCTCGCGCTGGAGGACGCCATCGCCCTGGCGGACGCGCTGCGCGGCAGCGGGCCGGGGAGCGGCGGCCCGGGGAGCAGCGGGCCGGGTGGCGCGGCCGAACTACCGTCAGCGCTCGCCCGGTACGAGCGGGAGCGGCGCGCCGCCCTGCTCTCCGTACAGAGCGCGGCCCGCTACAGCGCCCAGTGGTACGAGAACCTGCCCCGCTACCTCGGCCTCCCGCCCCGGCAGATGTTCGCGCTGCTCGGCCAGCGGCACTCCCCGCTGCTGCCGCACCTGCCGCCGCGGCTGTACTACCGACTCGACCAACTGGCAGGTCGGTTGGGCCCGCTGCGCACACTCAAGCGCTGGCTCGGCCCGCGGCTGGCGCGGACCGTGCACGCCCGGCGGGCGATCCCGGCAAGCCGGCAGCCGATGGCGGAGCAGCCCGCCGAGGTGTCGCGCGCCGACTGA
- a CDS encoding chitinase yields the protein MRRRTPATSRRTIATSRTAARLAAAAAVLALAGAATGAASAATAAAPASVRPDAAASFAPYTDMSNSQEGLLDTAITQHGVRTFTAGFVIGSGCNQIWGDTLPVGDDSFTDPLIEKAQSEGASVIVSSGGAAGLPLAWSCTDQSAITAGYQKIIDSYHPSSLDFDIEGGAIADTAAATRNMTAMKSLKDANPGLTFSVTLPVLPDGLTADGVNIIKAAKDAGVKIDVVNIMTMDYYQGSQDMGQAAISAATSTLAQLRSVDASYGYDNLGITPMIGVNDDGSVFTTDNASTVKDWASANGVGRLSYWSINRDQSCGAGSVGAAASPTCSGVSQNQLAFTDIFGS from the coding sequence ATGCGTCGACGTACCCCCGCCACGTCACGCCGGACGATCGCCACGTCCCGCACCGCCGCGCGGCTGGCCGCAGCGGCGGCCGTACTCGCCCTCGCCGGCGCCGCCACGGGCGCCGCGTCGGCGGCCACCGCCGCCGCCCCCGCTTCCGTACGGCCGGACGCGGCGGCAAGCTTCGCCCCGTACACCGACATGTCCAACTCGCAGGAAGGCCTGCTGGACACCGCGATAACCCAGCACGGTGTGCGGACCTTCACCGCCGGATTCGTCATCGGCTCGGGCTGCAACCAGATCTGGGGAGACACGCTGCCCGTCGGCGACGACTCCTTCACCGACCCGCTCATCGAGAAGGCCCAGTCCGAGGGCGCCTCCGTCATCGTCTCCTCGGGCGGCGCCGCAGGGCTGCCGCTCGCCTGGAGCTGTACGGACCAGAGCGCGATCACCGCCGGCTACCAGAAGATCATCGACTCGTACCACCCCAGCTCCCTGGACTTCGACATCGAGGGCGGGGCCATCGCCGACACCGCGGCCGCCACCCGCAACATGACGGCGATGAAGAGCCTCAAGGACGCCAACCCCGGTCTGACGTTCTCGGTCACCCTGCCCGTACTGCCGGACGGACTGACCGCGGACGGCGTCAACATCATCAAGGCCGCCAAGGACGCGGGCGTCAAGATCGACGTCGTGAACATCATGACGATGGACTACTACCAGGGCTCCCAGGACATGGGGCAGGCCGCGATCAGCGCCGCGACCAGCACCCTCGCCCAACTCCGGTCCGTCGATGCGAGCTACGGCTACGACAACCTCGGGATCACCCCGATGATCGGGGTCAACGACGACGGTTCGGTCTTCACCACGGACAACGCGTCCACGGTCAAGGACTGGGCATCGGCCAACGGCGTGGGACGGCTGTCGTACTGGTCGATCAACCGCGACCAGTCCTGCGGCGCCGGATCGGTCGGCGCCGCCGCATCGCCCACGTGCAGTGGCGTCTCGCAGAACCAGCTGGCCTTCACCGACATCTTCGGCTCCTGA
- the nadE gene encoding ammonia-dependent NAD(+) synthetase — translation MNEPAPTPVQKEIARDLQVSETFDADREIDRRVAFLTERLTSTGLRALVLGISGGVDSTTTGRLCQLAVERARAAGHDATFFAMRLPYGVQADEHDAQLAVRFIRPDRLLTVDVRPASDAALDACLAADVAFRDAGHQDFVQGNIKARQRMVAQYAVAGAHDGLVVGTDHAAEAVSGFFTKFGDGAADVVPLTGLTKRRVRALAARLGAPDELVHKIPTADLETLTPGKADEDALGVTYEQIDDFLEGKEVSEAAYESIVRRYRLTEHKRQLPIAPAQADSGV, via the coding sequence GTGAACGAGCCGGCCCCGACCCCCGTGCAGAAGGAGATCGCCCGCGATCTCCAGGTGTCCGAGACCTTCGACGCCGATCGGGAGATCGACCGCCGGGTGGCCTTCCTCACCGAGCGGCTGACGTCGACGGGGCTGCGCGCACTGGTCCTGGGGATCAGCGGTGGCGTCGACTCGACGACGACCGGCAGGCTCTGCCAGCTCGCCGTGGAGCGGGCGCGGGCGGCGGGCCACGACGCCACGTTCTTCGCCATGCGGCTGCCGTACGGGGTCCAGGCCGACGAGCACGACGCACAGCTCGCCGTGCGGTTCATCCGTCCCGACCGGCTGCTGACCGTGGACGTACGGCCCGCCAGCGACGCGGCGCTCGACGCCTGCCTGGCCGCCGACGTGGCGTTCCGCGACGCGGGTCACCAGGACTTCGTGCAGGGCAACATCAAGGCGCGGCAGCGCATGGTCGCGCAGTACGCGGTGGCGGGCGCGCACGACGGACTGGTCGTGGGCACCGACCACGCGGCCGAGGCCGTCTCGGGCTTCTTCACCAAGTTCGGCGACGGCGCCGCCGACGTCGTACCGCTCACCGGTCTGACCAAGCGCCGGGTACGGGCGCTGGCCGCGCGGCTCGGCGCCCCCGACGAGCTGGTGCACAAGATCCCCACGGCCGACCTGGAGACCCTCACCCCCGGCAAGGCCGACGAGGACGCGCTCGGTGTCACGTACGAGCAGATCGACGACTTCCTGGAGGGCAAGGAGGTGAGCGAGGCGGCTTACGAGTCGATCGTGCGCCGCTACCGTCTCACCGAGCACAAGCGCCAGTTGCCGATCGCCCCGGCCCAGGCGGATTCGGGCGTGTGA
- a CDS encoding SRPBCC family protein: MTNERFEVRREIAAAPAKVFDVLCEPTGHVSIDSSGMLQSAEGERVGKAGDEFVVHMDRESLNDLPMGKYDVTVIITRFEQDAAIEWTISGTIQPPIRHLYGYRLEPSTTGTLVTSYYDWSQIAERYREAGIFPVIPEAGLRATLGILARTVEG, translated from the coding sequence ATGACGAATGAGCGATTTGAGGTCCGGCGGGAGATCGCGGCGGCTCCCGCGAAGGTCTTCGACGTGCTGTGCGAACCCACCGGGCACGTGTCGATCGACAGCTCCGGCATGCTTCAGTCCGCCGAGGGCGAGCGGGTCGGGAAGGCGGGCGACGAGTTCGTCGTGCACATGGACCGCGAGTCGCTGAACGACCTCCCGATGGGCAAGTACGACGTCACGGTGATCATCACCCGCTTCGAGCAGGACGCGGCGATCGAGTGGACCATCTCCGGCACGATCCAGCCGCCGATCCGCCATCTCTACGGCTACCGGCTCGAACCCAGCACCACCGGGACGCTCGTGACGTCGTACTACGACTGGAGCCAGATCGCCGAGCGATACCGGGAGGCGGGCATCTTCCCCGTCATCCCCGAGGCCGGCCTGCGCGCCACGCTCGGCATCCTCGCCCGTACGGTCGAAGGCTGA
- a CDS encoding trypsin-like serine peptidase produces MRRAAILFGSLALAATGCLIGTAQAAPAPAPTGSHSTSVSAADQRAAVRFWTADRLHGAREMAAPATAAASAPSPAGHASAAVSRPLTEVPPVAAPAEAAVRSAKSVAASAPTAWTGGGLISTTAGKVFFQRADGGTFTCSATVANSDNKSVVLTAGHCVVDAGTGEVYRNWVFIPGYANGNRPFGTFTATQLFHLDQYVSTGGNANWDFAFARVGQVDGRSLVDTVGAQGIAFNSATGRHVHSFGYGGSAEEGSGERLNHCEGDEFIDGGRPGSTMWGIDCVQSGGSSGGGFLADFDTAAGAGALVGNISVSAGANEYHPTLGNEALDVYRQAGAV; encoded by the coding sequence ATGAGACGCGCCGCCATCCTGTTCGGCTCACTCGCACTCGCCGCCACCGGCTGTCTGATCGGCACCGCCCAAGCGGCACCCGCTCCCGCCCCCACCGGCTCGCACAGCACCTCCGTCTCCGCCGCCGACCAGCGTGCGGCGGTCCGGTTCTGGACCGCCGACCGGCTGCACGGCGCGCGGGAGATGGCCGCCCCGGCCACCGCCGCCGCCTCGGCGCCGTCGCCCGCCGGTCACGCGTCCGCCGCCGTGTCCCGGCCGCTCACCGAAGTACCGCCGGTCGCCGCGCCCGCCGAGGCGGCCGTACGGTCGGCGAAGTCCGTCGCGGCCTCGGCGCCGACCGCCTGGACCGGCGGCGGACTGATCAGCACCACGGCGGGCAAGGTGTTCTTCCAGCGCGCCGACGGCGGCACGTTCACCTGCTCGGCCACCGTCGCCAACAGCGACAACAAGTCCGTCGTCCTGACCGCAGGACACTGCGTGGTCGACGCGGGCACCGGCGAGGTCTACCGGAACTGGGTCTTCATCCCCGGCTACGCCAACGGCAACCGGCCGTTCGGCACGTTCACCGCCACCCAGCTCTTCCACCTCGACCAGTACGTCTCCACGGGCGGCAACGCCAACTGGGACTTCGCCTTCGCCCGGGTCGGACAGGTCGACGGACGCTCGCTCGTCGACACCGTCGGCGCGCAGGGCATCGCGTTCAACTCGGCCACGGGCCGGCATGTGCACTCCTTCGGCTACGGCGGCTCCGCCGAGGAGGGCAGCGGCGAGCGGCTGAACCACTGCGAGGGCGACGAGTTCATCGACGGCGGCCGGCCGGGCTCCACGATGTGGGGCATCGACTGCGTACAGAGCGGCGGATCGAGCGGAGGCGGCTTCCTGGCCGACTTCGACACCGCTGCGGGCGCGGGCGCCCTCGTCGGCAACATCAGCGTCAGCGCCGGGGCGAACGAGTACCACCCGACCCTGGGCAACGAGGCGCTCGACGTCTACCGGCAGGCCGGCGCCGTCTGA
- a CDS encoding LLM class F420-dependent oxidoreductase: MKFGISTFITDQGIAPAALARAIEERGFDSLLIAEHSHIPASRRTPYPNGGELPEKYYRTLDPFVALAAAASVTDRILLGTGIALVAQRDPIHTAKEVASLDVVSAGRAVFGVGVGWNREEMENHGTDPTSRGRLVNERLAAIRKLWTEEKAEFHGEFVDFDPVYAWPKPVRRPHPPIYVGGGPAAFPRVAEFGDAWLANSVPPADLGAQIERMRETAGREVPVTVFDTTYEPEDIAAYRQLGVERLLFELQPRPEDETLSQLDEMAAVAAADAL; this comes from the coding sequence GTGAAATTCGGCATCTCGACCTTCATCACCGATCAGGGCATCGCGCCTGCCGCCCTGGCCCGCGCGATCGAGGAACGCGGCTTCGACTCGCTGCTCATCGCCGAGCACTCCCACATCCCGGCCAGCCGCAGGACCCCCTACCCCAACGGTGGCGAGCTGCCGGAGAAGTACTACCGCACCCTCGACCCCTTCGTCGCGCTGGCCGCTGCCGCCAGCGTCACCGACCGGATCCTGCTGGGCACGGGCATCGCTCTGGTGGCGCAGCGGGACCCGATCCACACGGCGAAGGAGGTCGCCTCGCTCGACGTCGTGTCGGCGGGGCGCGCCGTGTTCGGCGTCGGCGTCGGCTGGAACCGCGAGGAGATGGAGAACCACGGCACGGACCCCACGAGCCGTGGCCGGCTGGTGAACGAGCGGCTGGCCGCCATCCGCAAGCTGTGGACGGAGGAGAAGGCCGAGTTCCACGGCGAGTTCGTGGACTTCGACCCGGTGTACGCCTGGCCCAAGCCGGTACGGCGGCCGCACCCGCCGATCTACGTCGGCGGCGGCCCGGCCGCTTTCCCGCGCGTCGCCGAGTTCGGGGACGCCTGGCTCGCCAACTCCGTACCGCCCGCCGACCTCGGCGCGCAGATCGAGCGGATGCGCGAGACGGCGGGCCGCGAGGTGCCGGTGACGGTCTTCGACACCACGTACGAGCCCGAGGACATCGCCGCCTACCGCCAACTCGGTGTGGAGCGGCTGCTGTTCGAACTCCAGCCGCGCCCCGAGGACGAGACGCTGTCACAGCTGGACGAGATGGCGGCGGTCGCCGCTGCCGACGCCCTGTGA
- a CDS encoding TIGR03668 family PPOX class F420-dependent oxidoreductase, which yields MPTLTSARARDLLAASRVLRLATADAAGRPHLVPVVFTLSGDTLVLAVDHKPKRTTRLKRLANIAVNPAVCLLADGYDEDWDRLWWARADGRARELPPASESAVSAGHMALLVAKYPRQYANRPPAGPVVEVAVSGWSGWTAAEAD from the coding sequence GTGCCGACACTGACGAGCGCGCGGGCCAGGGACCTGCTCGCGGCGAGCCGGGTGCTGCGCCTCGCCACCGCCGACGCCGCGGGCCGCCCGCATCTGGTGCCCGTCGTCTTCACCCTGTCCGGCGACACACTGGTGCTGGCGGTCGACCACAAGCCGAAGCGCACCACCCGGCTGAAGCGGCTCGCCAACATCGCCGTCAATCCGGCCGTGTGCCTGCTCGCCGACGGCTACGACGAGGACTGGGACCGGCTGTGGTGGGCCCGCGCCGACGGCCGGGCCCGGGAGCTGCCGCCGGCGTCCGAGAGCGCCGTGTCGGCGGGGCACATGGCCCTGCTGGTGGCCAAGTACCCACGGCAGTACGCGAACCGGCCGCCGGCCGGGCCGGTGGTGGAGGTCGCGGTCAGCGGCTGGAGCGGCTGGACGGCGGCCGAGGCGGACTGA
- a CDS encoding metallophosphoesterase family protein, which translates to MRLLIMSDTHLPKRAKRLPAELLDAIPRADVVMHAGDWVDTDTLDLLEERSARLVGVYGNNDGPELRARLPEVASVTLDGLRFGVVHETGPAQGRERRCAERFPDLDVLVFGHSHIPWDSYADDGRLRLLNPGSPTDRRRQPYRTYLTAEVATTPSTGPELSDVRLHRLTDG; encoded by the coding sequence ATGCGGCTGCTGATCATGTCCGACACCCATCTCCCCAAGCGGGCCAAACGCCTCCCTGCCGAACTGCTCGACGCCATTCCGCGGGCCGATGTGGTCATGCACGCGGGGGACTGGGTGGACACCGACACCCTGGATCTGCTGGAGGAGCGGTCCGCGCGGCTGGTCGGGGTGTACGGCAACAACGACGGCCCCGAACTGCGGGCGCGGCTGCCCGAGGTGGCGTCCGTGACGCTGGACGGGCTCCGCTTCGGTGTCGTCCACGAGACCGGACCGGCACAGGGGCGGGAGCGGCGCTGCGCCGAGCGGTTCCCCGATCTGGACGTGCTGGTGTTCGGGCACAGCCACATCCCGTGGGACTCGTACGCCGACGACGGGCGGCTGCGGTTGCTCAATCCCGGCTCCCCGACGGACCGGCGCCGTCAGCCGTACCGCACGTATCTGACGGCGGAGGTGGCGACGACGCCCTCGACGGGGCCGGAGTTGAGCGACGTACGCCTGCACCGGCTCACCGACGGCTGA